The DNA window ATAGATGAGAGAATGATTAATTTTGTAGATGGAAGTGGATTGTCTCCGCAAAATTATGCTTCAACGAGAGCCGAAGTTTTAGCTTTGATTTGGGCAAAAAAACAACCTTGGTTTTCTGAATATTTTGAAGGATTTCCAGTGCAAGGAAATGGTATGAAAATGAAAAGCGGAAGTATAAAAGATTGCAGAGCTTTTGCAGGTTATCATACTTCTAAATCTGGTCAAAAATATGTTTTTGCAATTATTATGAATAATTATCAAGCCAATGATTTGAGTGATGCGCTGTATAAAGTTTTGAATCACTTGAAATAATTCTGAAAAATTAAATTTTAAATTATAAATTCTTGAGAAACAACTTTATTTCTAAGATAAACAACTGGTTTGTGTTTGTGCTATTAACGATAATAGTTGCAGGATTGGCTGTTTCTTCTAATTTCTTAATCAATCATCTTAGGAAAAAAGAAACCGACAGGATAAAATCGCTTGCTACTGCGGTAAAATATCTTCAAGACAATAATGTAGATTCTCGATTGAATGACTTGTCACTCAATGTTATCGACGAAAATAAAGACATTCCCATCATTATTACCGATAAAAATAGAAATCTGATTGAAAGTAAAAACATCGACGAAGAAATCTTAAACAATCCCGAAAAACTGAAACAGAAAATAGACGAAATGGATGATAAATATCCTCCATTTGAAATTCAGTTGCCCAATTTTAATAACCAATTCGTGTTTTACGACAACTCAGATTTACTCAATTATTTGCGTTATTATCCTTATGCATTAGGTTTGTTTATTGGCTTGTATCTTTTATTTTCTTTTTGGTTTTTGCGCACCATCAAAAAATCAGATGAATCCATGTTGTGGGCTGGTTTAGCTAAAGAAACTGCTCACCAAATCGGAACTCCGCTTTCTTCTATGATTGGTTGGGTAGAAGTGATGAAACTCGATGCCAATAGAAATGACGATGGTTTACGGGAAATCAATAAAGATATCAATCGTTTAAAAACCATTTCTGAGCGTTTTTCGAAAATTGGTTCGGTTCCAGAATTGAATGACTTGAATTTAAAGGAAACGGTTCAACAAAACTTTGATTATTTGAAATCTAGAATTTCCAGAAAAGTGAATTTTGAACTCAAAGTTCCCGCAAGAGAAATATTGATTCCTCACAATAGAATTTTGATGAGTTGGGTGATTGAAAACCTTGTGAAAAATGCGGTAGATGCGATGAGAGGAGAGGGAAAACTGGAAATTTCTCTTTATTCTAAAAATAATTACGTTTTAATAGATGTAAAAGATTCTGGCTCTGGAATGACCAATACGCAAATGAGAAGTGCTTTCAAGCCAGGTTATTCTACTAAAAAAAGAGGTTGGGGTCTCGGTTTGTCTTTGGCAAAACGTGTCATCAACGAATATCACAATGGTGACATCAAAATAGCAGAATCCGAAGTAGGAAAGGGAACTACTTTTAGAATTGTGCTGAAAGCGTAGAATTTTTGTTTCAAGTTTCGGGTTTCACGTTCCGAGTTTATTGTACTAATTTATAATTCCGTAGGAATTGAAGGTTTGTAGAAAATTTGCAAAAAGAAAATAAGTTCGGCTCCGTTAGGAGCCGAAGGTTTTAGAAATCATATCTAAAGGTAAAGAAATCATCTTTAAATTCATTAATAATTTTTAAATCAGTTTTCTTTTCATTAAGTATTTTTTCTATTTCTTCAGTTTTATGACTATAATGTCTCTTATTTAAAAATCCTACAGATTTAATTTTTTTATGTTTTATTATAGGATTTAAGTCACCGCTTTTAATATTGGTATTGACAAATCTAAAATCAATTAAATCTGGAAGGTTTTCTAAAAAATCAAGATTTTCTATTTCTCCGCAGTTATTTAATGAAAGTACTTTTAAATTTTTCAGTTCAATTAGCTCTGTTTTAAATGTAAATTTTTTTGATTGATTTACATGTAAAATTTGAAGACT is part of the Cloacibacterium normanense genome and encodes:
- a CDS encoding sensor histidine kinase; protein product: MRNNFISKINNWFVFVLLTIIVAGLAVSSNFLINHLRKKETDRIKSLATAVKYLQDNNVDSRLNDLSLNVIDENKDIPIIITDKNRNLIESKNIDEEILNNPEKLKQKIDEMDDKYPPFEIQLPNFNNQFVFYDNSDLLNYLRYYPYALGLFIGLYLLFSFWFLRTIKKSDESMLWAGLAKETAHQIGTPLSSMIGWVEVMKLDANRNDDGLREINKDINRLKTISERFSKIGSVPELNDLNLKETVQQNFDYLKSRISRKVNFELKVPAREILIPHNRILMSWVIENLVKNAVDAMRGEGKLEISLYSKNNYVLIDVKDSGSGMTNTQMRSAFKPGYSTKKRGWGLGLSLAKRVINEYHNGDIKIAESEVGKGTTFRIVLKA